From the genome of Vigna radiata var. radiata cultivar VC1973A unplaced genomic scaffold, Vradiata_ver6 scaffold_364, whole genome shotgun sequence, one region includes:
- the LOC106779553 gene encoding trifunctional UDP-glucose 4,6-dehydratase/UDP-4-keto-6-deoxy-D-glucose 3,5-epimerase/UDP-4-keto-L-rhamnose-reductase RHM1 codes for MATHTPKNILITGAAGFIASHVANRLIRSYPQYKIVVLDKLDYCSNLKNLTPSKSSPNFKFVKGDIGSADLVNYLLITESIDTIMHFAAQTHVDNSFGNSFEFTKNNIYGTHVLLEACKVTGQIKRFIHVSTDEVYGETDEDAVVGNHEASQLLPTNPYSATKAGAEMLVMAYGRSYGLPVITTRGNNVYGPNQFPEKLIPKFILLAMQGKPLPIHGDGSNVRSYLYCEDVAEAFELILHKGEVGHVYNIGTKKERRVIDVAKDICRLFKMDSETSIKFVENRPFNDQRYFLDDEKLKVLGWSERTTWEEGLKKTMDWYINNPDWWGDVSGALLPHPRMLMMPGGLERHFDGSDEEKPASYVSTNTRMVVPTSKNVSSSQKPPLKFLIYGRTGWIGGLLGKLCEKQGISYEYGRGRLEDRQSLVADIQNLKPTHIFNAAGVTGRPNVDWCESHKTETIRTNVAGTLTLADVSKEHGILMINYATGCIFEYDEAHPEGSGIGFKEEDKPNFIGSFYSKTKAMVEELLKEYDNVCTLRVRMPISSDLSNPRNFITKISRYNKVVNIPNSMTVLDELLPISIEMAKRNLRGIWNFTNPGAVSHNEILEMYRDYIDPSFKWVNFNLEEQAKVIVAPRSNNEMDGTKLKKEFPELLSIKESLIKYVFVPNKKTA; via the exons ATGGCTACGCATACACCAAAAAATATCCTCATTACTGGAGCTGCTGGATTCATTGCATCTCATGTTGCCAACCGGCTTATAAGGAGTTATCCCCAGTACAAAATTGTTGTTCTTGACAAGCTTGATTACTGTTCAAATCTGAAGAACCTCACTCCTTCAAAATCATCTCCCAACTTCAAGTTTGTGAAGGGAGATATTGGAAGTGCTGATCTTGTCAACTACCTGCTCATTACCGAGTCCATTGACACAATAATGCACTTTGCTGCTCAAACCCATGTTGACAACTCGTTTGGCAACAGCTTTGAGTTCACCAAGAACAACATATATGGAACTCATGTCCTTTTAGAAGCCTGCAAGGTAACTGGGCAGATAAAGAGGTTCATCCATGTGAGCACTGATGAGGTATATGGAGAGACAGATGAGGATGCTGTTGTTGGAAACCACGAGGCTTCTCAATTACTTCCCACAAATCCTTACTCTGCAACAAAAGCTGGGGCAGAAATGCTTGTCATGGCATATGGCAGGTCATATGGGTTACCTGTTATCACAACACGTGGGAACAATGTTTATGGGCCAAATCAGTTTCCTGAGAAGTTAATTCCAAAGTTCATTCTCCTGGCCATGCAAGGCAAGCCTCTTCCAATCCATGGGGATGGTTCTAATGTAAGGAGTTATTTATATTGTGAAGATGTTGCAGAGGCTTTTGAACTTATCCTTCACAAGGGAGAGGTTGGGCATGTTTACAATATTGGTACTAAGAAGGAGAGGAGAGTTATTGATGTTGCCAAAGATATATGCAGGCTTTTTAAGATGGACTCAGAGACTAGTATAAAATTTGTGGAGAACAGACCATTTAATGACCAGAGATACTTTCTTGATGATGAAAAGCTGAAGGTCTTGGGTTGGTCTGAGAGGACAACTTGGGAAGAGGGCTTGAAGAAAACCATGGACTGGTATATCAACAATCCTGATTGGTGGGGTGATGTCAGTGGTGCATTGCTTCCTCATCCAAGGATGCTGATGATGCCAGGTGGATTGGAGAGACACTTTGATGGATCTGATGAAGAGAAACCTGCATCATATGTCTCAACTAATACTCGAATGGTGGTTCCAACATCCAAGAATGTTAGCTCTTCTCAGAAGCCTCCTCTGAAGTTCTTGATCTATGGAAGAACAGGTTGGATTGGGGGTTTGCTGGGGAAATTGTGTGAAAAACAAGGGATTTCCTATGAATACGGAAGAGGGCGCCTAGAGGATCGTCAATCACTTGTGGCTGATATTCAGAATCTGAAGCCTACTCACATTTTTAATGCTGCAGGAGTGACTGGCAGACCCAATGTTGATTGGTGTGAATCCCATAAAACAGAAACCATCCGCACCAACGTTGCTGGGACTTTAACGTTGGCTGATGTCAGCAAAGAGCATGGAATCTTGATGATAAATTATGCTACTGGATGCATATTTGAATATGATGAAGCTCATCCAGAGGGTTCTGGCATTGGCTTTAAGGAGGAAGACAAACCCAATTTCATTGGTTCTTTCTATTCTAAAACCAAAGCTATG GTTGAAGAGCTCTTGAAGGAATATGACAATGTGTGCACCCTCAGGGTTCGCATGCCAATTTCATCCGACTTGAGTAATCCACGTAACTTCATCACCAAGATTTCTCGTTATAACAAAGTTGTCAACATTCCAAACAGCATGACCGTTTTGGATGAACTTCTGCCTATTTCGATTGAGATGGCGAAGCGAAACTTGAGGGGCATCTGGAACTTCACAAATCCTGGGGCAGTGAGCCACAACGAGATTCTTGAGATGTACAGGGATTACATTGATCCAAGCTTCAAGTGGGTCAACTTCAACCTTGAAGAGCAAGCCAAGGTGATCGTAGCTCCAAGGAGCAACAATGAGATGGATGGAACCAAATTGAAGAAAGAGTTCCCTGAGCTTCTTTCCATCAAGGAATCGCTGATCAAGTATGTCTTTGTGCCAAACAAGAAAACTGCTTAA